A single genomic interval of Electrophorus electricus isolate fEleEle1 chromosome 4, fEleEle1.pri, whole genome shotgun sequence harbors:
- the LOC113588923 gene encoding cytosolic phospholipase A2 gamma-like, with product MPQNGTVCSSEVRIGHSLNEAESQHVASRRVMVQQCLQQHNISSSVDEVPIIAVLGSGGGERAMIGLLGSLSQLSEEKLLDCIMYLSGVSGSTCCMAAVYKESDWSIRMETVKQNIIQRLGSGKVSHSVQYNKLKKMCERDNVSVTNIWAACFVSSVVKEIEDHLLTECRDQHTNDPYPIYTVIDKHCKHNTLYKDTWFEITPDECGYSLTGAFVDSKCLGSQFVKGAKTEEHPEIDMLYLQGLCGSALADGDKIRKWISHKLQHFFKLSEEKMPTKEPKMKEGHQVLCTLLELNHHFLSGEDHRNHITKMNELLKGSSFILTCIMKFCQWDWGTTYNFLYKMKVDEVHPSILKSKTRQYEDAGLLVNSPYFSVLRKERNVDLIISLDFSDGDPFETVDKAAQICKDLQIPFPTVEHHGTHEEPKDFYVFNDNPNAPTVIHIPFFNAGNCKGEVNMWKNRYQTFQSAYNDKMISDLLEKAGLNITNTKKKLLREIEEVIKKKKEHS from the exons TATATCCTCCAGTGTG GACGAGGTGCCCATCATTGCTGTGCTGGGCTCTGGTGGTGGGGAAAGAGCTATGATTGGACTGCTGGGGTCACTGAGCCAGCTGAGTGAGGAGAAACTGCTGGACTGCATCATGTATCTAAGTGGTGTCTCTGGATCTACTTG CTGCATGGCAGCAGTGTACAAAGAATCAGACTGGTCCATCAGAATGGAGACagtcaaacaaaacatcatccAGAGACTTGGTAGTGGCAAAGTCAGCCACTCTGTACAATacaataaactaaaaaaaatgtgtgaaagGGACAATGTCAGTGTAACCAATATCTGGGCAGCATGCTTTGTGTCTAGTGTAGTGAAAGAG aTTGAAGATCATCTTCTCACAGAATGTAGGGATCAGCACACCAATGACCCATATCCCATTTATACAGTGATTGACAAGCATTGCAAACATAACACACTGTATAAAG ACACTTGGTTTGAGATTACTCCAGATGAGTGTGGCTACTCCCTCACTGGAGCCTTTGTGGATTCCAAATGTTTGGGAAGTCAGTTTGTGAAAGGGGCAAAAACTGAGGAACATCCTGAGATTGACATGCTGTACCTACAAG GTCTGTGTGGTAGTGCACTAGCTGATGGGGACAAGATAAGAAAGTGGATTAGTCACAAGTTACAACACTTTTTCAAAT TGTCAGAGGAGAAAATGCCCACCAAAGAACCAAAAATGAAGGAAGGTCACCAGGTGTTGTGTACCCTTCTGGAGTTGAATCATCATTTTCTCAGCGGAGAGGATCATAGGAATCACATAACCAAGATGAATGAATTACTGAAAG GAagttcattcattttaacatgCATAATGAAATTTTGTCAATGGGACTGGGGAACAACATACAACTTTCTCTACAAGATGAAAG TTGATGAAGTTCATCCCAGCATCCTTAAATCAAAGACAAGACAATATGAGGACGCTGGATTGTTAGTCAACTCACCCTATTTCTCTGTACTGAGAAAGGAACGCAATGTTGACCTCATCATTTCCCTTGACTTCAGTGATGGAGATCCCTTTGAG ACAGTAGATAAAGCTGCTCAAATATGTAAAGACCTTCAGATCCCGTTCCCTACAGTTGAACACCATGGGACCCACGAAGAACCCAAGGACTTCTATGTGTTTAATGATAACCCCAATGCTCCAACTGTGATTCACATTCCTTTTTTCAATGCTGGTAACTGCAAAG GTGAAGTGAACATGTGGAAAAACAGATATCAGACCTTTCAGTCGGCCTACAATGATAAAATGATCAGTGATCTTTTGGAGAAAGCTGGTctaaacatcacaaacacaaagaagaaactCCTGAGGGAGATTGAagaagtcattaaaaaaaagaaggaacatTCATGA